The Dehalococcoidia bacterium region GCGTGGGACAAGGAGATCGCACTGAACCTGAAGAGCGCCTTCCTGTGCTCCCAGGCGGTGATTCCCATCATGCAGCAACAGAAGCAAGGCTCCATCATCTTCATCTCCAGCGGCGGGGCCTTCATCGGAGGCATGACGGGGGTCTCCTACGGGGCGGCCAAGGCGGGACTGGTCCAGCTCGCCAAGTCGCTGGCGCTGCAATGCGGGCCTTCCAACATCCGCGTCAACGCCGTCGCGCCCGCGTCGCTGGACACGCCCGGCTTTCCCAAGCCGCCGCCCGTGGCCGAGCGTATCGTCAAGGGCATACCCCTGGGCCGGCTGGGCGACCCTGTCTTCATCGCGGCGGCGACCGTGTACCTGGCGTCGGACGCGGCGGGGTACGTCAGCGGCCAC contains the following coding sequences:
- a CDS encoding glucose 1-dehydrogenase; translated protein: MLLDMFRLNDRVAIVTGGGRAIGKAIALGMAEAGAHVAVVDIDAKSAEATAQEVRSRGRKALAVATDVTQAGAVRDMVRRVQAEFGKVDVLVNNAGGQVREPGVAGWQISESAWDKEIALNLKSAFLCSQAVIPIMQQQKQGSIIFISSGGAFIGGMTGVSYGAAKAGLVQLAKSLALQCGPSNIRVNAVAPASLDTPGFPKPPPVAERIVKGIPLGRLGDPVFIAAATVYLASDAAGYVSGHTLVVDGGMTVV